The following coding sequences are from one Bradyrhizobium sp. 200 window:
- the hutH gene encoding histidine ammonia-lyase — protein MSDHDASLVVSPGAVSLEELAQVLSGADVVLDPVFWPRVEAASAIVAEAARSDVPAYGINTGFGKLASKRIPPDQTTLLQRNLIVSHCCGVGPPTPEPIVRLMMALKIVSLGRGASGVRREVIELLEAMLARAICPLVPQQGSVGASGDLAPLAHMTAVMIGEGQALVGGKAVPGRDALAAANLAPITLGPKEGLALINGTQFSTAYAISGLLRAHGLACTALVTGALSVDAAMASTAPFRPEIQQLRGHHGQIAAGVALTALLEGSDIRMSHLEGDERVQDPYCLRCQPQVAGAALDLLTQAARTLTIEANAVTDNPLVLVESGEIVSGGNFHAEPVAFAADQIALALSEIGAISERRIATLVDPALNFGLPPFLTPDPGLNSGFMIAEVTAAALYAENKQRAAACSIDSTPTSANQEDHVSMAAHAARRLSDMADNLAAILGIELLVAAQGITLRAPHTTSPALAAVIAALREQVPALGGDRYMADDLAKATALVAAGTLPAAAMSALKTNPFPNLAERGHLS, from the coding sequence ATGAGCGACCACGACGCATCCCTTGTCGTTTCGCCCGGAGCGGTCAGCCTCGAAGAGCTGGCGCAAGTACTTTCAGGCGCGGACGTCGTACTCGATCCGGTATTCTGGCCGCGCGTGGAAGCTGCATCGGCCATTGTTGCGGAGGCCGCGCGTTCGGACGTTCCGGCTTACGGCATCAATACCGGGTTCGGAAAACTGGCGTCGAAACGCATCCCGCCGGATCAGACGACGCTGCTCCAGCGCAACCTCATTGTGTCGCATTGCTGCGGGGTAGGGCCGCCCACGCCCGAACCGATCGTTCGCCTGATGATGGCGCTGAAGATCGTCTCATTGGGGCGGGGCGCGTCGGGCGTGCGCCGCGAGGTCATCGAACTGCTCGAGGCCATGCTGGCGCGGGCCATTTGTCCGCTGGTGCCGCAGCAGGGATCGGTCGGGGCATCCGGTGATCTGGCGCCGCTTGCGCATATGACAGCGGTTATGATCGGCGAGGGGCAGGCGCTTGTCGGCGGCAAGGCTGTGCCGGGCCGCGATGCACTGGCCGCGGCTAATCTCGCGCCGATCACCCTCGGTCCGAAGGAAGGCCTCGCTTTGATCAACGGTACGCAGTTTTCGACGGCCTATGCCATTTCCGGTTTGCTGCGCGCCCATGGTCTGGCTTGCACGGCGCTGGTGACAGGCGCCTTGTCGGTCGACGCGGCCATGGCTTCGACAGCTCCGTTCCGCCCGGAGATCCAGCAACTGCGGGGGCATCACGGACAAATTGCGGCCGGCGTCGCGTTGACGGCGCTATTGGAAGGCAGCGACATCCGCATGTCGCATCTCGAAGGTGACGAGCGCGTGCAGGATCCCTATTGCCTGCGCTGTCAGCCGCAGGTGGCCGGCGCGGCGCTCGATCTGTTGACGCAGGCCGCCCGCACGCTGACGATCGAGGCCAATGCCGTCACGGATAACCCGCTGGTGCTGGTCGAGAGTGGCGAGATCGTCTCGGGCGGAAATTTTCACGCCGAGCCGGTTGCATTCGCAGCCGACCAGATCGCATTGGCGTTATCCGAGATCGGCGCGATCAGCGAGCGTCGCATTGCGACCCTCGTCGACCCCGCGCTGAACTTTGGTCTCCCGCCGTTCCTGACGCCTGATCCCGGCCTCAACTCCGGCTTCATGATTGCCGAGGTGACGGCCGCAGCCCTCTATGCCGAGAACAAGCAGCGCGCTGCAGCCTGCTCGATCGATTCGACGCCAACCAGCGCCAACCAGGAAGATCATGTGTCGATGGCCGCGCACGCGGCGCGCCGCTTGTCCGACATGGCGGACAATCTTGCCGCCATTCTCGGCATCGAGCTCTTGGTTGCGGCGCAAGGCATCACCCTGCGCGCGCCGCATACGACCAGCCCCGCGCTTGCGGCGGTCATTGCCGCGTTGCGCGAGCAGGTGCCGGCGCTCGGTGGCGATCGCTATATGGCCGACGATCTCGCAAAGGCAACGGCGCTGGTCGCAGCCGGCACATTGCCGGCCGCCGCGATGTCGGCGCTGAAGACGAATCCGTTTCCAAACCTTGCCGAGAGAGGTCATCTGTCATGA
- a CDS encoding ABC transporter permease: MRPLDPVTSKQRAVYGFAFFVLFVALWAWATFGGYVSKTFLANPLTMLQEGFELLTKHGFLFDIGMTIWRVVGGFALAAVIAVPLGVLMGAYKPIEAFLEPFVSFARYLPASAFIPLLILWAGIGELQKLLVIFIGSVFQIILMIAVNVGNTRRDLVEAAYTLGAGDSGIIRRVLLPSSAPEIAEILRLVLGWAWTYVIVAELIGSSSGIGHMITDSQALLNTGQIIFGIIVIGLIGLVSDFLFKAFNAWLFPWRLA; this comes from the coding sequence ATGCGTCCCCTGGATCCCGTGACATCGAAGCAACGCGCAGTCTACGGCTTTGCGTTCTTCGTTCTGTTCGTTGCCCTGTGGGCGTGGGCGACTTTCGGCGGCTACGTGTCGAAAACGTTTCTCGCCAACCCGCTGACCATGCTGCAGGAGGGCTTTGAACTCCTGACCAAGCACGGTTTCCTGTTCGACATCGGCATGACAATCTGGCGGGTTGTCGGCGGCTTTGCGCTGGCGGCTGTCATCGCAGTGCCGCTCGGCGTTCTGATGGGCGCCTACAAGCCGATCGAGGCGTTTCTCGAGCCGTTCGTCTCGTTCGCCCGATACCTGCCGGCCTCGGCCTTCATCCCGCTGTTGATCCTGTGGGCCGGCATCGGCGAACTGCAGAAGCTGCTGGTCATTTTCATTGGCTCGGTGTTCCAGATCATCCTGATGATTGCCGTGAACGTTGGGAATACAAGGCGCGACCTCGTTGAGGCCGCCTACACGCTGGGCGCCGGCGACAGCGGCATCATCCGCCGCGTGCTGCTGCCCTCCTCCGCGCCCGAGATCGCGGAAATCCTTCGGCTCGTCCTGGGTTGGGCGTGGACCTATGTTATCGTCGCCGAACTGATCGGTTCATCGTCGGGCATCGGCCACATGATCACCGACAGCCAGGCGCTGCTCAACACCGGCCAGATCATCTTCGGCATCATCGTCATCGGGCTGATCGGGCTGGTGTCGGACTTCCTGTTCAAGGCCTTCAACGCCTGGCTGTTTCCGTGGAGATTAGCGTGA
- a CDS encoding formimidoylglutamate deiminase codes for MSTLHFGLALLPFGWADDVQVVVTGGTITKVTAGVAPEADDERHQLAIPGIASLHSHAFQRGMAGLAETRGNTADTFWTWRETMYRFALEMTPEDTEAVATLLYVEMLEQGYTRVGEFHYLHHDHDGSLYANPAEMATRIARAAEVTGIGLTLLPSFYAHGSFGGAAPHAGQRRFICSVDQFAKLIAATEVAVRELPGANVGIAPHSLRAVTPDELAAIVALAEGRPIHIHAAEQIREVEECIAWSGRRPVEWLLEHAPVDRRWCLIHATHTTATEIAALAGSGAVAGLCPITEASLGDGIFPTREFLDAGGRLGVGTDSNVLVGVADELRQLEYGQRLKHRERNVLSGGPGISTGRALFDTALAGGAQALAQPIAGLQAGARADIVTLDTTHPSLAGRSRDTVLDGWIFAARSGAVACVWAGGNKVVENGRHRLRQEARDAFNSTIRRLVA; via the coding sequence ATGTCCACTCTGCATTTCGGATTAGCGCTGCTTCCCTTCGGCTGGGCAGACGATGTGCAGGTGGTTGTGACCGGTGGAACCATCACGAAGGTGACGGCCGGCGTGGCGCCGGAAGCCGACGATGAACGCCACCAACTGGCGATCCCGGGAATAGCGAGCCTGCATAGTCACGCGTTCCAGCGCGGCATGGCCGGTCTCGCCGAAACACGCGGCAACACCGCGGATACGTTCTGGACATGGCGCGAGACGATGTACCGTTTCGCGCTGGAAATGACTCCCGAAGACACCGAAGCCGTCGCAACGCTGCTCTATGTCGAGATGCTCGAACAAGGCTATACGCGCGTCGGGGAATTCCACTATCTCCATCATGACCACGATGGCTCGCTTTATGCCAATCCTGCCGAGATGGCGACGCGAATTGCGCGCGCCGCCGAGGTCACCGGTATCGGGCTTACGCTGCTGCCGAGTTTTTACGCGCACGGCTCCTTCGGCGGGGCCGCACCGCATGCCGGCCAGCGCCGGTTCATCTGCTCGGTCGACCAGTTTGCCAAGCTGATTGCCGCGACGGAGGTGGCCGTCCGCGAATTGCCCGGAGCCAACGTCGGTATCGCTCCGCACAGCCTGCGGGCCGTGACGCCGGACGAATTGGCGGCCATCGTAGCACTGGCCGAAGGCAGGCCGATTCATATCCACGCCGCCGAACAGATCAGGGAAGTCGAGGAATGCATCGCCTGGTCGGGCCGGCGGCCGGTTGAGTGGCTGCTCGAACATGCGCCCGTCGACCGGCGCTGGTGCCTGATCCATGCGACCCACACCACCGCGACGGAGATCGCCGCACTTGCCGGGAGCGGCGCCGTCGCAGGCCTCTGCCCGATTACAGAAGCGAGCCTCGGCGACGGCATTTTTCCGACGCGCGAATTCCTTGACGCCGGCGGCCGGCTCGGCGTCGGCACAGACTCCAATGTGTTGGTCGGCGTCGCCGACGAACTGCGTCAGCTCGAATATGGCCAGCGGTTAAAGCACCGGGAGCGCAACGTGTTGTCCGGCGGCCCCGGCATTTCGACCGGCCGCGCGTTGTTCGACACTGCACTGGCCGGCGGCGCCCAGGCGCTCGCGCAGCCGATCGCCGGGCTGCAAGCAGGTGCACGCGCCGATATCGTGACCCTCGACACCACGCATCCCTCGCTCGCCGGTCGCAGCCGGGATACCGTCCTCGACGGCTGGATTTTTGCAGCGCGCTCGGGCGCCGTCGCATGTGTATGGGCGGGCGGAAACAAGGTCGTCGAGAATGGACGCCACCGGCTTCGCCAAGAAGCGCGCGACGCCTTCAACTCAACCATACGAAGGCTCGTGGCATGA
- a CDS encoding methanol/ethanol family PQQ-dependent dehydrogenase, giving the protein MALKQWLLAGFLVSTCLVSIAAAGPIENYSPVTAERLKNPEPGNWMHYRRTYDGQGYSPLDQINASNVKNLTPAWTFSTGVVEGHQAPPIINNGVMFVSTPEGQVIALNAKTGDEYWRYKRQLPEDLFQLHPTNRGVGLWQDKLYLATTDDHLVALDAKTGKVVWDTKVQDYKKGQYLTLMPLVVDGKVIVGGSGGEFGIRGYIVAYDADTGKELWRTFTIPGPGEPDHDTWSGDDWKTGGAPAWMTGTYDMDTRTIYWGTGNAAPWPGETHPGDNLYSTSVLALDPDSGKMKSYFQYHQNDSWDWDEVDAPMLIDLQRDGRTIKSLVHPGRNAIFWVLERKPEGIKYVAGWPFVYTNVWKSIDPNGKPIADPAHKPGIGKRVEFCPSLWGGKDWPSAAYSQKTGLVYVPANENFCGGFTGEKVPLVPGQLWLGTKPEDIGLTPRPGATHFGELQAWDPATGKKAWSHNFPKSQLFGSVTATAGDLVFVGGTNDRMFRAFHAKTGELLWEQKTNSGIVGMPIAYEVDGTQYIAVQAGWGVDAQRIQDALVGKVPGLENNVPQGGVVWVFAVKK; this is encoded by the coding sequence ATGGCCTTGAAGCAATGGCTCTTGGCGGGTTTTCTTGTGTCCACATGCCTCGTTTCGATCGCTGCTGCCGGCCCGATCGAGAACTACAGCCCGGTGACTGCCGAGCGGCTCAAGAATCCCGAACCCGGCAACTGGATGCATTATCGCCGGACCTACGACGGCCAAGGATACAGCCCGCTCGACCAGATCAACGCCTCGAACGTGAAAAACCTGACGCCGGCCTGGACGTTCTCGACGGGTGTGGTCGAGGGACACCAGGCTCCGCCGATCATCAACAATGGCGTGATGTTCGTCTCAACGCCGGAGGGGCAGGTGATCGCGCTCAACGCCAAGACCGGCGATGAGTACTGGCGATACAAACGCCAGCTTCCCGAAGATCTCTTTCAACTGCACCCGACCAACCGCGGCGTAGGACTGTGGCAGGACAAGCTGTACCTCGCCACGACGGACGACCATCTGGTCGCGCTCGATGCCAAGACCGGCAAAGTGGTCTGGGACACCAAGGTTCAGGACTACAAGAAGGGGCAGTATTTGACCCTGATGCCGCTGGTCGTCGACGGCAAGGTGATCGTCGGCGGTTCCGGCGGCGAATTCGGCATCCGCGGTTATATCGTTGCCTACGATGCCGACACGGGCAAGGAACTGTGGCGAACCTTCACGATTCCCGGCCCGGGCGAACCCGACCATGACACGTGGAGCGGCGATGACTGGAAAACGGGAGGCGCGCCTGCCTGGATGACAGGTACCTACGATATGGATACCAGGACGATCTACTGGGGCACCGGCAACGCCGCGCCCTGGCCGGGCGAAACCCACCCCGGCGACAATCTTTACTCGACATCGGTGCTCGCGCTCGATCCCGACAGCGGCAAGATGAAATCATATTTCCAGTACCATCAAAACGATTCCTGGGACTGGGACGAGGTGGACGCCCCCATGCTGATCGACCTGCAAAGGGACGGCCGAACCATCAAGAGCCTGGTTCATCCCGGCCGCAACGCGATTTTCTGGGTGCTCGAGCGCAAGCCGGAGGGCATCAAATACGTCGCCGGCTGGCCCTTCGTTTATACCAACGTCTGGAAGAGTATCGATCCCAACGGCAAGCCGATTGCCGATCCCGCCCACAAGCCGGGAATCGGCAAGCGGGTTGAATTCTGCCCGTCATTGTGGGGCGGCAAGGATTGGCCATCGGCGGCGTATAGCCAGAAAACCGGATTGGTCTACGTTCCTGCCAACGAGAATTTCTGCGGCGGCTTCACCGGCGAGAAGGTGCCGCTCGTTCCCGGCCAGCTTTGGCTCGGGACCAAGCCCGAGGATATCGGCTTGACGCCCCGTCCCGGCGCTACCCACTTTGGCGAACTGCAAGCGTGGGATCCGGCCACGGGCAAGAAGGCTTGGTCGCATAATTTCCCGAAGTCACAACTGTTCGGTTCGGTGACCGCTACCGCCGGCGACCTCGTCTTTGTCGGCGGCACCAATGACCGGATGTTCCGCGCCTTCCATGCCAAGACCGGTGAACTGCTTTGGGAGCAAAAGACCAACTCCGGGATCGTGGGCATGCCGATCGCCTATGAGGTAGACGGCACACAGTATATCGCCGTGCAGGCAGGCTGGGGCGTCGACGCGCAGCGCATCCAGGACGCTCTGGTGGGGAAGGTCCCCGGCCTGGAGAATAACGTGCCGCAGGGCGGCGTCGTCTGGGTTTTCGCCGTCAAGAAGTGA
- a CDS encoding ABC transporter substrate-binding protein codes for MFSSRIFAATAALLVSAPAVAQDVKVAIGISGWTGFAPLTLANQAGIFKKNGLDVTIKKIPQKDRHLAVASGDIQCAATTVETWISWNANGVATKQIFQLDKSYGADGMATRNDVASIKDLKGKTVAASAPGTAPYFTLAWMLKKNGLTVKDVTVVNLEPAAAAQAFVAGQNDAAMTYEPYLSTVRAAPDKGKIIATTLDYPMIMDTFGCTPKFLTENPKAAKALADSYFEAVALIEKDQAKSYEIMGSDVKQSGEQFGNSAKYLRWQDKAANQKFFAGEFQAFTKEAAELLLEIGIIKSIPKTDDLVDTSFIK; via the coding sequence ATGTTTAGTTCTAGAATATTCGCCGCAACCGCCGCTCTCCTGGTGTCCGCGCCAGCCGTCGCACAAGACGTGAAGGTCGCCATCGGCATTTCGGGATGGACCGGCTTTGCGCCGCTCACGCTCGCAAACCAAGCTGGCATTTTCAAGAAGAACGGGCTCGATGTGACGATCAAGAAAATCCCGCAGAAGGACCGCCACCTGGCCGTTGCATCAGGCGACATCCAGTGTGCGGCAACCACGGTCGAAACCTGGATTTCCTGGAATGCCAACGGCGTTGCGACCAAGCAGATCTTCCAGCTCGACAAGAGCTATGGCGCGGACGGCATGGCTACGCGAAACGATGTCGCATCGATCAAGGATCTGAAGGGCAAGACGGTCGCCGCGTCCGCGCCCGGCACCGCCCCCTACTTCACCCTGGCCTGGATGCTCAAGAAGAACGGTCTCACGGTCAAGGACGTGACCGTGGTGAACCTGGAGCCAGCCGCGGCCGCGCAGGCATTCGTGGCCGGCCAGAACGATGCAGCCATGACGTATGAGCCCTACCTCTCGACGGTGCGCGCAGCACCCGACAAGGGCAAGATCATCGCCACCACGCTCGATTACCCGATGATCATGGACACGTTCGGCTGCACGCCGAAATTCCTGACCGAAAACCCGAAAGCCGCGAAAGCGCTCGCTGACAGCTATTTCGAGGCTGTCGCTTTGATCGAAAAGGACCAGGCCAAATCCTATGAGATCATGGGCTCCGACGTGAAGCAGTCCGGCGAGCAGTTCGGCAACTCGGCAAAATATCTGCGCTGGCAGGACAAGGCCGCGAACCAGAAGTTCTTCGCGGGCGAGTTCCAGGCGTTTACAAAGGAAGCCGCAGAGCTGTTGCTCGAAATCGGCATCATCAAATCGATTCCGAAGACCGACGACCTCGTTGACACGAGCTTCATCAAGTAG
- a CDS encoding ABC transporter ATP-binding protein → MTTLKIDQVARTFPARQGNAPTRALEPTNLDVGNNDFVTILGPSGCGKSTLLRIIAGLDRPTSGRVVLDGQEVTGPGADRGMVFQSYTLFPWLTVRENIAFGLRERGISEADRSKIADGFIHRVGLSGFENHWPKQLSGGMQQRTAIARALANDPKILLLDEPFGALDNQTRVLMQEMLLGIWERDQKTVLFVTHDIEEAIFLGSRVIVMSARPGRIKAEIAIDLPHPRSYKIKTAPEFVRLKERLVEEIRAEALKVAVDA, encoded by the coding sequence GTGACCACGCTGAAGATTGATCAGGTCGCCCGCACCTTCCCAGCGCGCCAGGGCAATGCGCCGACGCGGGCGCTGGAGCCGACCAATCTTGACGTCGGCAACAACGACTTCGTCACCATCCTCGGCCCGTCGGGCTGCGGAAAATCCACGCTGCTCCGCATCATCGCCGGCCTTGACCGGCCGACAAGCGGCCGCGTCGTTCTGGACGGGCAAGAGGTCACGGGACCCGGCGCGGATCGCGGCATGGTGTTTCAATCCTACACGCTGTTCCCGTGGCTGACGGTGCGCGAAAACATCGCGTTCGGTCTGCGCGAGCGTGGGATATCCGAGGCGGATCGCAGCAAGATCGCCGACGGATTCATCCACCGGGTCGGCTTATCCGGCTTTGAGAACCACTGGCCGAAGCAGCTTTCCGGCGGGATGCAGCAGCGTACTGCGATCGCCCGCGCGCTTGCCAACGATCCCAAGATCCTGCTGCTCGACGAGCCGTTCGGTGCGCTGGACAATCAGACCCGTGTACTGATGCAGGAAATGCTGCTCGGCATCTGGGAACGCGACCAGAAGACCGTTCTGTTTGTCACCCATGATATCGAGGAGGCGATTTTCCTCGGCAGCCGCGTCATCGTCATGAGCGCCCGTCCCGGCCGCATCAAGGCCGAGATCGCGATCGATCTGCCTCATCCGCGATCCTACAAGATCAAGACTGCGCCTGAGTTCGTCAGGCTGAAGGAACGGCTCGTCGAAGAAATTCGTGCCGAGGCATTGAAGGTTGCGGTTGACGCCTGA
- the hutC gene encoding histidine utilization repressor has translation MSLSIDRDKFQAADKPTLYKQIRLDIERHILTGEWPPGHRIPFEHQLMTRYGCSRMTVSKALSELAQADLIERRRRAGTFVRRPKFLSAVLTIPDIRAEITALGRSYGYQLIRCARRAANTADRTRLGVRKAGKVIAISCRHSADGVPFAIEDRLINLDAVPEAATADFAIEPPGTWLLHHVPWTEAEHSISAIVADEQTATALDTAIGAPCLVIDRHTWRSARTLTAVRLIYPGESHKLVARFNGG, from the coding sequence ATGAGCCTCTCGATCGATCGCGACAAATTCCAGGCAGCCGACAAGCCGACGCTGTACAAGCAGATCCGGCTCGACATCGAGCGCCACATCCTGACCGGCGAATGGCCGCCGGGTCATCGCATCCCGTTCGAGCACCAACTGATGACGCGCTATGGCTGCTCGCGAATGACCGTGAGCAAGGCGCTCTCGGAACTGGCGCAAGCCGATCTCATCGAGCGGCGGCGGCGGGCCGGCACATTTGTGCGCCGTCCCAAATTCCTGTCAGCAGTCCTGACGATTCCGGACATCCGCGCAGAAATCACCGCGCTCGGCCGCAGCTATGGCTATCAGTTGATCCGGTGCGCGCGCCGGGCGGCCAACACCGCCGACCGTACCCGTCTCGGGGTACGGAAAGCCGGCAAGGTGATCGCAATCTCATGCCGCCACAGCGCCGACGGCGTGCCGTTTGCGATCGAGGACAGGCTCATCAATCTCGACGCGGTGCCCGAAGCCGCCACGGCGGATTTTGCGATCGAACCGCCGGGCACATGGCTGCTCCACCATGTCCCATGGACGGAGGCCGAACATTCGATCAGCGCGATCGTGGCTGACGAGCAAACCGCAACGGCACTGGATACTGCGATCGGCGCACCCTGCCTCGTGATCGACCGCCATACCTGGCGCAGCGCACGGACGCTGACTGCCGTGCGCCTCATCTATCCGGGCGAGTCCCACAAACTGGTTGCCCGCTTCAATGGCGGCTGA
- a CDS encoding Rieske 2Fe-2S domain-containing protein produces the protein MCQDPTRRAVILTALATGACLASSRSSVAEEDLPGSNERPQKADVLVFAEGERAGEEIKPQDLKAGGPPVRAWPKDPTTSVVRKGSRLNEVLVVKLDPAELDEETRSRAAGGVVAYSAICVHTGCPITAWVKAASGDKDVFKCVCHNSEYDPRQSAQVIFGPAPRRLPALPLVAGDGPLTVAAAFVGKVGAQQAR, from the coding sequence ATGTGTCAGGATCCGACGCGGCGTGCAGTGATCCTGACCGCTCTCGCCACGGGAGCCTGCCTGGCGTCATCCAGATCTTCCGTTGCCGAAGAGGATTTGCCGGGCAGCAACGAGCGACCCCAGAAAGCCGACGTTCTGGTTTTCGCCGAAGGGGAACGCGCCGGCGAGGAGATCAAGCCGCAGGATCTGAAAGCCGGTGGACCGCCGGTGCGGGCCTGGCCAAAGGATCCCACGACATCGGTTGTCCGCAAGGGCTCGCGCCTGAACGAGGTGCTGGTCGTAAAACTCGACCCGGCTGAACTCGATGAAGAGACGCGCTCGCGTGCTGCCGGCGGCGTCGTGGCCTATTCGGCGATCTGCGTCCACACAGGCTGTCCCATCACGGCATGGGTGAAGGCGGCAAGCGGCGACAAGGACGTGTTCAAATGCGTTTGCCATAATTCGGAATATGACCCGAGGCAAAGCGCGCAAGTTATCTTTGGACCGGCGCCCCGGCGTCTGCCGGCGCTTCCGTTGGTGGCAGGCGACGGTCCACTTACGGTAGCCGCAGCATTTGTTGGAAAGGTAGGTGCGCAGCAAGCCAGGTGA
- the hutI gene encoding imidazolonepropionase, whose translation MAERFDRIWHNGRLATVRGDLPDLGVIERGVIAARDGRIAFAGSRSDFPSDADAAERIDCSGRWITPGLIDCHTHLVFGGNRAHEFELRLQGASYEEIARAGGGIVSTVAATRGSSEAELVAGALPRLDALIGEGVTTVEIKSGYGLNTETEMRQLSAARAVARSRPVSIRTTFLGAHALPPEADGDKDRYIDLVCREMLPAVAQAGLADAVDAFMEGIAFSKDQTARVFRAAKTLGLPVKLHADQLSNLGGAALASEFSALSADHLEHTDEAGVAAMARAGTVAVLLPGAFYFIRETTKPPVELFRAHGVNMALATDCNPGSSPLTSLLLAMNMGATLFRMNVAECLAGVTREGARALGILGETGTLEAGKWCELAIWDIDRPAELIYRMGFNPLHRRVWRGQ comes from the coding sequence ATGGCCGAACGCTTCGATCGAATCTGGCATAATGGCCGGCTCGCCACCGTGCGGGGTGATCTGCCCGACCTCGGCGTGATTGAGCGTGGCGTGATAGCCGCGCGGGATGGCCGCATCGCCTTTGCAGGCAGCCGGTCCGACTTTCCATCTGACGCCGATGCGGCCGAACGGATCGATTGTAGCGGGCGGTGGATCACGCCAGGACTGATCGATTGTCATACCCATTTGGTTTTCGGCGGAAACCGCGCCCACGAGTTCGAGCTGCGGCTGCAGGGCGCAAGCTACGAAGAGATCGCGCGTGCGGGCGGCGGCATTGTTTCGACAGTCGCGGCGACGCGGGGCTCCAGTGAGGCTGAACTCGTTGCCGGCGCGCTGCCGCGGCTCGACGCCCTGATCGGCGAGGGCGTGACGACGGTCGAAATCAAATCCGGCTACGGGCTGAATACGGAAACCGAGATGCGGCAATTATCAGCCGCGCGCGCGGTGGCCCGCAGCCGACCGGTCAGCATCCGGACGACGTTTCTTGGCGCGCATGCACTGCCGCCCGAAGCCGATGGCGACAAGGATCGATACATCGACCTTGTTTGCCGCGAGATGCTCCCGGCGGTGGCGCAGGCTGGACTTGCAGATGCAGTCGACGCTTTCATGGAAGGCATCGCTTTTTCGAAAGATCAAACGGCGCGGGTGTTTCGTGCGGCAAAGACGCTCGGACTACCGGTCAAATTGCACGCGGACCAGTTATCGAACCTCGGCGGAGCGGCGCTCGCTTCTGAATTCTCTGCCTTGTCCGCCGATCATCTGGAGCACACGGATGAGGCCGGCGTCGCGGCGATGGCGCGGGCGGGTACGGTAGCCGTGCTCTTGCCGGGCGCGTTCTATTTCATTCGCGAGACGACGAAGCCACCGGTCGAACTGTTCCGTGCCCACGGCGTGAACATGGCGCTGGCTACCGACTGCAATCCCGGCAGCTCGCCGCTGACGTCGCTTCTGCTGGCCATGAATATGGGCGCAACGCTGTTCCGGATGAATGTTGCCGAATGCCTCGCCGGCGTGACGCGAGAAGGCGCGCGTGCACTGGGCATTCTCGGTGAGACCGGCACGCTCGAGGCTGGCAAATGGTGCGAGCTCGCGATCTGGGATATCGACCGGCCCGCCGAGCTGATCTACCGGATGGGCTTCAACCCGCTGCACCGCCGGGTGTGGAGGGGGCAATGA